In one Legionella clemsonensis genomic region, the following are encoded:
- the nudE gene encoding ADP compounds hydrolase NudE: MREKPTCSKRSVIAKSNLFTIEQMHLHFTNGAQRIYERIRSHGHGAVLIAAITASESFLLVREYAAGTDSYELAFPKGLINQGESVVEAANRELREEAGFAAKQLHPLKRLTLAPGYFGAALDVVVAYDLYPAPLPGDEPEPLDVIEWPLEAIEELIVRPDFSEARSIAALYLVKQWWKKEKNNE, translated from the coding sequence ATGCGGGAAAAACCGACTTGCTCAAAGCGCTCTGTTATTGCAAAGTCCAATTTGTTCACTATAGAACAAATGCACCTTCATTTCACCAATGGAGCGCAGCGGATTTATGAACGCATTCGCAGCCATGGACATGGGGCAGTACTGATTGCAGCTATCACTGCAAGTGAATCTTTTCTCTTGGTGCGTGAATATGCTGCGGGGACTGATTCTTACGAATTGGCCTTTCCCAAAGGACTTATTAATCAAGGGGAAAGTGTAGTGGAGGCAGCAAATCGAGAGTTGCGTGAAGAAGCCGGTTTTGCCGCGAAACAACTGCACCCATTGAAACGGTTGACATTGGCGCCAGGCTATTTTGGGGCGGCTTTGGATGTAGTAGTGGCGTATGATTTATATCCAGCGCCTTTGCCAGGAGATGAACCCGAGCCCCTGGATGTTATTGAATGGCCTTTGGAGGCGATTGAGGAGTTAATTGTACGTCCTGATTTTTCTGAAGCGCGGAGTATTGCTGCGCTTTATTTAGTAAAACAATGGTGGAAAAAGGAAAAGAATAATGAATAA
- the tsaD gene encoding tRNA (adenosine(37)-N6)-threonylcarbamoyltransferase complex transferase subunit TsaD: MRVLGIESSCDETGIAIYDSGKGLVAHALHSQLETHQRYGGVVPELASRDHVKYIVPLVDNALQQAGVDKTQLSAIAYTAGPGLIGALLTGACFAKSLALGLGIPSLGIHHLEAHLLAAKLDSPVLDFPFLALLVSGGHTQLVEARALGEYSIIGETLDDAVGEAFDKTAKLMGLPYPGGAILAQLADSVSTGDEGLPPFPRPMTDRPGLEFSFSGLKTHALTAWHNSHKDEDARRLIAKAFQDAVVETLSIKCKRAIKQTTCRKLVVAGGVGANQALRVALTKLIEEIGGEIYFPRPEYCTDNGAMVAYAGWLRLLRGEKDKSQAVEVKARWPLT; encoded by the coding sequence ATGCGCGTATTAGGCATTGAGTCATCATGTGATGAAACTGGGATTGCAATTTATGATTCTGGTAAAGGATTGGTAGCCCATGCTTTGCATTCTCAATTAGAAACTCATCAACGCTACGGGGGTGTTGTGCCAGAATTAGCCTCGCGCGATCATGTTAAATATATTGTGCCTTTGGTTGATAACGCTTTACAACAGGCTGGTGTTGATAAGACGCAATTGAGTGCTATTGCTTATACTGCGGGCCCTGGTCTTATTGGGGCTTTATTAACAGGCGCCTGTTTTGCAAAAAGTTTGGCTTTAGGATTGGGCATTCCTTCCTTGGGAATTCATCATCTGGAAGCTCATTTACTGGCAGCAAAACTTGATTCCCCCGTGCTGGATTTTCCTTTTCTTGCTCTTTTGGTTTCTGGCGGACACACGCAACTTGTTGAAGCGCGAGCTTTAGGAGAATATTCCATTATTGGAGAAACCTTAGATGATGCGGTTGGAGAAGCCTTTGATAAAACAGCAAAGTTAATGGGGCTGCCTTATCCGGGAGGGGCTATTTTAGCGCAGCTTGCAGATAGTGTGTCAACGGGAGATGAGGGACTCCCTCCGTTTCCGCGTCCCATGACGGATAGGCCGGGTTTGGAGTTTAGTTTTAGTGGGTTAAAAACTCATGCACTTACTGCCTGGCACAACAGTCATAAAGATGAGGATGCCAGACGGCTTATCGCAAAAGCGTTTCAGGATGCAGTCGTAGAGACATTAAGTATTAAATGTAAACGTGCTATAAAACAAACAACCTGTCGAAAATTAGTGGTTGCAGGTGGTGTTGGTGCTAATCAGGCTTTAAGAGTAGCATTAACTAAATTAATTGAAGAAATAGGGGGAGAAATTTATTTTCCGCGCCCAGAGTATTGTACAGATAATGGCGCTATGGTGGCCTATGCAGGCTGGTTGCGGTTATTGCGTGGTGAAAAAGACAAAAGTCAAGCGGTGGAAGTAAAAGCCCGTTGGCCATTGACCTAA
- a CDS encoding GatB/YqeY domain-containing protein — MMIKDRLSNDIKDAMRAREKKKLDALRLITAAVKQVEVDERIEIDDARMLVILDKLAKQRKESIAQFKAASRDDLVEQEQFELDVISHYLPAPLSEAEIKALIDKAIADTEAEKMSDMGKVMALLKPQLQGRADMTEVSALIKAKLS; from the coding sequence ATGATGATTAAAGACCGTCTCAGTAATGATATTAAAGATGCAATGCGTGCCAGAGAAAAAAAGAAACTGGATGCGCTTCGTCTTATTACTGCTGCAGTCAAACAAGTCGAAGTTGATGAGCGTATTGAGATTGACGATGCTCGAATGCTTGTCATTCTCGATAAACTTGCCAAACAACGTAAAGAATCTATTGCTCAATTCAAAGCTGCTAGCCGCGATGATTTAGTCGAACAAGAGCAGTTTGAATTGGATGTAATAAGTCATTACCTTCCTGCTCCGCTATCTGAAGCTGAAATTAAAGCGCTTATTGACAAAGCAATTGCCGACACTGAGGCTGAAAAAATGAGTGACATGGGTAAGGTTATGGCTCTTTTAAAGCCTCAGCTTCAAGGACGGGCTGATATGACGGAAGTTAGCGCGTTAATAAAGGCTAAACTGAGTTAA
- the rpsU gene encoding 30S ribosomal protein S21 produces the protein MPTVRVKEGENPEYALRRFKRSCEKAGILTELRRREFYEKPTAERKRKQAAAVKRHLKKISRDVTMSARRNVKRKRK, from the coding sequence ATGCCTACCGTTCGTGTGAAAGAAGGCGAAAACCCTGAATATGCACTCCGTCGCTTTAAACGCTCCTGTGAAAAAGCAGGCATTTTAACTGAGTTACGTCGCCGCGAATTTTACGAGAAGCCTACTGCTGAACGTAAGCGTAAGCAAGCTGCAGCTGTAAAACGTCACCTTAAAAAAATTTCACGTGATGTGACCATGTCAGCTCGTCGTAATGTTAAACGTAAACGCAAGTAA
- a CDS encoding malate dehydrogenase — protein sequence MNKRVRVAITGAAGQIGYALLFRIASGQMFGPHTDVELHLLELEPALPALEGVAMELEDCAFPLLKRVVCTADLKQAMDGVNWALLVGSVPRKQGMERSDLLQINGGIFTKQGRALNDYAAEDIRVFVVGNPCNTNCLIAMNNAKDIPDDRFYAMTTLDELRARTQLAKKAGVDVTEVSQMTIWGNHSSTQYPDFYNAKIDGLSAASVIKDDNWLKETFVSTVQQRGAAIIKARGASSAASAANAIIHGVNNLITDTPANESFSMCLSSQGEYGVDEGLIFSFPCRRTHGELHVVEGLQFNDYAKARFEATLDELRQERDTVKELGLLD from the coding sequence ATGAATAAACGAGTACGAGTTGCTATAACCGGTGCGGCCGGCCAAATTGGATATGCCTTATTATTTAGAATTGCATCCGGACAAATGTTTGGGCCTCACACCGATGTGGAATTACATCTTCTTGAGCTAGAGCCAGCTTTACCTGCACTTGAAGGGGTGGCTATGGAATTGGAAGACTGTGCTTTTCCTTTACTAAAACGTGTTGTTTGTACGGCTGATCTTAAGCAAGCGATGGACGGCGTAAATTGGGCTTTACTGGTAGGGTCAGTACCCCGTAAACAAGGTATGGAGCGTTCTGATTTATTGCAAATCAATGGTGGTATTTTCACCAAACAGGGACGGGCGCTCAATGATTATGCTGCTGAAGATATTCGAGTTTTTGTGGTTGGAAATCCTTGCAATACCAATTGCCTCATCGCAATGAATAATGCGAAAGATATTCCCGATGATAGATTTTATGCAATGACGACCCTGGATGAATTGCGGGCTCGTACCCAACTTGCAAAAAAAGCAGGGGTTGATGTTACTGAAGTCAGCCAAATGACTATTTGGGGTAATCATTCATCGACACAATATCCTGATTTTTACAATGCAAAAATTGATGGTTTATCTGCTGCTTCAGTCATTAAAGATGACAACTGGTTAAAAGAAACCTTCGTCTCTACAGTGCAACAGCGCGGTGCTGCGATTATTAAAGCACGTGGTGCATCATCTGCTGCTTCCGCTGCGAATGCGATTATCCATGGTGTCAATAATTTAATTACCGATACCCCAGCCAATGAATCATTCTCCATGTGCTTAAGCTCACAAGGTGAATACGGTGTTGACGAAGGTTTAATTTTTTCTTTCCCCTGTCGTCGCACGCATGGGGAGCTTCATGTTGTAGAGGGATTGCAGTTTAATGACTATGCGAAAGCACGATTTGAGGCTACTTTGGATGAGCTTCGTCAGGAGCGAGATACTGTTAAAGAATTAGGTTTGCTAGATTAA
- the plsY gene encoding glycerol-3-phosphate 1-O-acyltransferase PlsY, translated as MLSALLFLFVVIVGYLAGSVCSAVIVSRVFALPDPRITGSQNPGATNVLRISGKKYAAIVLLADLLKGLLPVLFAQLIGVGPIAVGFTCWAAVMGHMYPIFFGFRGGKGVATAIGALLGLHFILGVVVIATWLLVANFTRYSSVASMVSMSMAPWYALFIPNGLLTFPPLFFITLFVIYKHRENITRLIDGKESKIQFKRSSLREEINAVLEEEQQELEQTAVAPVKLSKEEQVSSLAEGTPETERAENTENS; from the coding sequence ATGTTATCTGCCCTGTTATTTCTTTTTGTCGTTATAGTTGGTTATTTGGCTGGTTCGGTTTGCTCAGCGGTCATTGTGTCTCGAGTTTTCGCACTTCCTGATCCACGTATAACAGGCTCACAAAATCCCGGAGCGACTAATGTTTTAAGAATATCTGGAAAAAAATATGCTGCTATCGTGCTATTGGCTGATCTTTTAAAAGGTCTTCTACCTGTCCTCTTTGCACAATTAATAGGAGTAGGTCCCATCGCAGTTGGTTTTACTTGTTGGGCAGCCGTTATGGGTCACATGTATCCTATATTTTTTGGTTTTCGTGGTGGAAAAGGTGTGGCAACTGCAATTGGCGCCTTATTAGGTCTGCACTTTATCTTAGGGGTTGTCGTGATTGCTACCTGGCTTCTTGTCGCTAATTTTACGCGTTACTCCTCCGTTGCATCGATGGTTTCAATGAGCATGGCGCCCTGGTATGCCCTCTTTATTCCTAATGGTTTACTTACGTTTCCCCCTTTATTTTTCATTACGCTGTTTGTAATTTACAAGCATCGCGAAAATATCACGCGCTTAATTGATGGCAAGGAATCAAAGATTCAATTTAAACGATCTTCGTTGCGCGAAGAAATTAACGCAGTCCTTGAAGAAGAACAGCAAGAACTGGAACAAACTGCAGTAGCCCCCGTTAAATTAAGTAAAGAAGAACAAGTTTCTTCTTTAGCAGAAGGAACTCCTGAAACAGAACGGGCAGAAAATACAGAAAACTCTTAA
- the hemW gene encoding radical SAM family heme chaperone HemW, translating into MLPTSLYIHIPWCVRKCPYCDFNSHKSLANLPEDAYIQALVADFKTDLDAFPAPQVISSIFIGGGTPSLFSAKAYDNLFNQLNKLIPFARSIEITLEANPGTVEQQRFNDYRQSGINRLSLGIQSFNPQHLKSLGRIHDDTQAHTAIQAARRAGFDNINIDLMHGLPGQTIEQGLDDLTTAINHQPEHLSWYQLTIEPNTVFYKKRPVLPNEDEACELEEQGLALLAANAFTRYEISAFCKTEKEAQHNLNYWLFGDYYGIGAGAHGKLSSAEGYVFRTRKHRQPRDYLDTQKPYLAAREVVKPDSLLFEFMLNTTRLHQPIPYQLFYERTGLAFAQLKPLLTIAAKKKLISLDESSWQITELGRRYTNNLQALFLPE; encoded by the coding sequence ATGTTACCCACTTCCTTATATATTCATATCCCTTGGTGTGTTCGCAAATGTCCCTATTGTGATTTTAATTCGCACAAAAGCCTGGCTAATTTACCTGAGGATGCTTATATTCAAGCGCTTGTTGCCGACTTTAAAACTGATTTAGATGCTTTTCCTGCACCACAAGTAATCAGCAGTATTTTCATTGGCGGAGGCACACCCAGTTTATTTTCAGCAAAAGCTTATGACAACTTGTTTAATCAACTCAATAAATTAATACCTTTTGCACGCAGCATTGAAATTACCCTGGAAGCAAATCCAGGTACTGTAGAACAACAACGTTTTAATGATTATCGTCAATCAGGCATTAACCGACTTTCTTTAGGCATACAAAGTTTTAATCCACAACATCTGAAAAGCCTAGGCCGTATTCACGATGATACGCAAGCACATACTGCCATTCAAGCCGCACGACGTGCGGGCTTTGACAATATTAATATCGACCTGATGCATGGTTTACCAGGCCAAACTATTGAACAGGGTTTAGACGATTTGACGACTGCCATCAATCATCAGCCGGAGCATTTATCCTGGTACCAATTAACTATTGAACCCAATACTGTTTTTTATAAAAAACGCCCTGTGCTACCCAATGAAGACGAGGCGTGTGAGCTTGAGGAACAAGGGCTTGCATTATTAGCTGCAAACGCATTTACCCGCTATGAAATTTCCGCATTTTGCAAAACTGAAAAAGAAGCTCAACATAATTTAAATTATTGGCTTTTTGGTGACTATTATGGCATTGGCGCTGGAGCCCATGGTAAATTATCCTCTGCAGAAGGTTATGTTTTTCGCACTCGAAAACATCGGCAACCCCGAGATTATCTCGATACCCAAAAACCTTATCTTGCAGCCAGGGAAGTCGTTAAACCTGATTCACTCCTTTTTGAGTTTATGCTCAATACAACGCGTCTACACCAGCCAATTCCTTACCAGCTCTTTTATGAGAGAACAGGATTAGCTTTTGCGCAATTAAAACCCTTGTTGACAATTGCTGCTAAAAAAAAATTAATAAGTCTTGATGAATCATCCTGGCAAATTACTGAATTAGGACGACGCTATACTAATAACTTGCAGGCGCTCTTTTTGCCGGAATAA